Proteins encoded by one window of Prevotella nigrescens:
- a CDS encoding glycosyltransferase family 2 protein — protein MDVSVIIVNYNTCDLTSACIKSIIKHTYCVSYEIIVVDNASTDGSKEKFERDSRIKYIYSKKNGGFGYGNNRGIEVANGDYFFLLNSDTLLLNNAIGEFFKYAKSHNSRIIYGCYLQGNDGTYRNSFFYFPAFTIKEFFRRMFSPHNYEPDYTDKEVECISGADMFIPRSAIDEAGIFDENIFLYGEEGELQYRMMKKGYKRMIITSPKIIHLEGESSGNTARKQYGMRSHLYILKKYMNPITYLLAWIYYKVHL, from the coding sequence ATGGATGTTTCTGTTATTATAGTTAATTATAATACTTGCGATTTAACCTCTGCCTGTATTAAAAGTATCATAAAGCATACATATTGTGTTTCTTATGAGATAATTGTCGTAGATAATGCTTCTACAGATGGCTCGAAGGAGAAATTTGAGAGAGATTCAAGAATAAAATATATTTATTCAAAAAAGAATGGTGGATTCGGCTATGGTAATAATCGAGGTATAGAGGTTGCTAATGGAGATTATTTCTTTTTGCTCAATTCTGATACACTATTGTTGAATAATGCTATTGGTGAATTTTTCAAATATGCTAAGTCACATAATTCAAGAATTATTTATGGATGTTATCTACAAGGAAATGATGGTACTTATAGAAATTCTTTCTTTTATTTTCCTGCGTTTACAATAAAAGAATTCTTTAGGCGAATGTTCTCCCCCCATAATTATGAGCCAGATTATACTGATAAGGAAGTTGAATGTATTAGTGGTGCTGATATGTTTATCCCACGATCTGCAATTGACGAAGCTGGAATATTTGATGAGAATATTTTTCTCTATGGAGAAGAAGGCGAATTACAATATCGCATGATGAAGAAAGGATATAAAAGAATGATTATTACTTCACCGAAAATAATTCATCTTGAGGGAGAAAGTTCTGGCAATACTGCAAGAAAACAATATGGTATGAGGAGTCATTTATATATTCTTAAAAAATATATGAATCCTATCACTTATTTACTTGCCTGGATATATTATAAGGTACATTTATAA
- a CDS encoding lipopolysaccharide biosynthesis protein has product MNNIVHRILYNKNVQSGSIFAFFSFLNQGLNFFLLIILSRYIFPSSYGKLNLFYTTVSVVSYVICLCTSGIVSIKYFKVSREILSKYISVVLNSTLTVSAILLLIVGIFSNFVTNITNIQPMLQIICIYICASTVVYNLLLDIYRLEEKSLKYGFLTTLSTIVNIVFSLLLVIGFNQDWIGRIEANLIAATIFLVMGLVNLINKGYIRRLSPTKAIYKETLLFGIPLIPHSINGFLRQGMDRYIINAHFGTTAVGLFSFAINFAFIIYSVGAAFNKSNSVYIYKYLSQNDFSVREKLRKQTVLLLVFYAGITLVVFGVCCLLIPILFPNYGESVIYLLPLCLSTFFQCVYLQFCNFLFYYKKTKELMFMTVGVSVIHLILSLLLTRYSALYTAYISMFSSFIEAFLVFRYSRKLFKIF; this is encoded by the coding sequence ATGAATAATATCGTTCATAGAATATTATATAATAAAAATGTACAGAGTGGAAGTATCTTTGCTTTTTTCTCTTTTTTGAATCAAGGATTAAATTTCTTTCTGCTCATTATATTATCACGTTATATATTTCCATCATCTTATGGGAAGTTAAATCTCTTTTATACAACAGTCAGTGTTGTTAGTTATGTAATTTGTCTATGTACCTCGGGAATCGTAAGCATTAAATATTTTAAGGTCTCACGTGAGATCTTATCAAAATATATCAGTGTTGTTCTGAATTCTACATTAACTGTTTCTGCCATATTGCTGTTGATCGTCGGGATCTTTTCAAACTTTGTAACTAATATCACGAATATCCAACCAATGCTACAAATAATATGTATTTATATTTGTGCATCAACTGTTGTGTATAATTTATTACTAGATATATACAGGTTAGAAGAAAAAAGCCTAAAGTATGGCTTCCTAACTACTTTATCTACAATTGTGAATATCGTCTTTTCTCTTTTACTTGTAATCGGCTTTAATCAAGATTGGATAGGGCGTATAGAGGCAAATCTAATCGCTGCTACAATATTTTTAGTTATGGGGTTAGTAAACTTAATTAACAAAGGGTATATAAGACGTCTTTCACCTACAAAAGCTATATACAAGGAAACTTTGTTGTTTGGTATTCCTTTAATTCCTCACAGTATAAATGGTTTTCTACGTCAGGGAATGGACCGTTATATTATTAATGCACATTTCGGGACTACGGCTGTAGGATTATTTAGTTTTGCTATCAACTTTGCATTTATTATTTACTCGGTTGGAGCAGCTTTTAATAAATCAAACTCCGTATACATTTATAAGTACCTTTCTCAAAATGACTTCTCTGTTCGAGAAAAACTTAGAAAACAAACTGTTCTATTATTAGTATTTTATGCTGGGATTACTTTAGTGGTATTTGGCGTATGCTGTTTACTTATTCCCATTCTATTTCCCAATTATGGTGAATCAGTTATTTATCTATTACCTCTTTGTTTAAGTACATTCTTTCAGTGTGTATATCTGCAGTTCTGTAATTTTTTGTTCTATTATAAAAAGACAAAAGAATTGATGTTTATGACAGTAGGAGTATCTGTTATTCACCTAATCCTATCTTTATTATTGACGAGATATTCAGCATTATATACAGCATATATTAGTATGTTTTCTTCTTTCATAGAGGCATTTCTGGTATTTCGATATTCTCGTAAACTCTTTAAAATATTCTAA